Genomic segment of Gasterosteus aculeatus chromosome 4, fGasAcu3.hap1.1, whole genome shotgun sequence:
CTGATGGGACCAGGCAACAAATATTCCATGTTAGAAGGCCCCACGAGGATTTGATGTCCACAATCCTGAAAACTCTTTAATGGGCAAAACActgtaaaattattatttttttacctcAAGTGAAGTCAAAAACTGGACTGAACTTGAACCACTGGAACGTGCACACAAGCTGTAACTGGAGCTGATTTTCAACATGCTAACACTAGCTGATAAGTTGATAAGTTAACAGTTGTTACGTTAGCATTTCTCTAAACCAGGGTTAGTTGAGCGGGCAACCCACAATTTGCAAGAACTTGTCACAACTCTTAAAGAGTATCGTTAATTGGAGTATCATCTGAGACCTGCTATAATCACAATGATTAAGTTAGCCAGTTGTCATTTTATATCTAAATAAAACAGTCGAATATGTGCTGGAACAATtggagctaaaaagctgaactCAACTTTTATCTAGGCCGAATGCTAATGGTAGCATGTTACCGAGCATTTCACTAACTAAGGAGTATTCACATGGTGGTATAATAGTGTGAAACATTCAATGTTTTGGTGGCTATGTATGAAGATATTTTGGGGAGTTAGAACTCTAACGTTAGCATGCCGCCCTAGCATTAATCTCAAAGTAAATGAAATATCACATGGACTCTGAAATTTGATCTAGAGCAATACTGACGATTTGGGTGATAAAACCTCTGTAGCGATCATGAAGAAATCAGGTTTTTGTAAGAAACGAATGACTAGCATCTCCTGAGCCAAGATGCTGGCGTGCTAAAACACTCAAATATGTTGCgctactacttttttttttactgatttaAACCAACACGTTCCATTGTTTATTGATTCTGAGGTTCAATAAACCTGTTCGTCAACCCTGCAAAAACTAAAGGGCTGAAGGTAGATTTCTGCGCTCCTTAATACTGTACATAAACATTTGACTGTGAAAGCGAAGTGGTGTCTTCCCTCGACAGCAGACTGAAGAGTTAACTCTACATTCAAAACCAATAACATCAAGTCGTGATTAGGTTTTGACACAAGGAAAACCCTAAAGCAAGGCACACAAAATAAGTATATACGTCAAAAGCAAAGTgagtaaacttaaaaaaaagaaaacatttggcaACAGGTTTatacaaaaagacaaatatcGCAGTCGATCAGAGTTGATTTGGAAGCGTTCGTTCTAGTTGTTGATTACAGATTGTTTGAAGACTTGGACTTTGGAGCAGGCTGCTCACATATATTTACTATGAATGTTTTCCGGTTGAAATCCAGAGGATCCTTGAGGGCTTCTTTTACTTTAGAGTTTAATTGCGAGAAGGACACTTGTTTACACATGTAATCGTCCTCGAAACAAACCCCGAGCGGACATTCACACTTTTCAGTAACAGACGTTGTGGGAACTTGTAATATATTTTGGGACATTTAAGAATGGAACATTAATGGGACGCTTGGAATAACCGAGTAGTTGGAGTGGACGTCCAAGACCAAGAGGGAAGAATGAATACAACTGCTTCTTGAAGCTCCGCTAATCCTCTAGCACTCTTTTGTCTCTTAACCGTTTATGTGCCATTTAGAAAGGAATTTTTGACGGGCCAGTGGTGGATTTTCACATAACGAAGGCAAGTTAGCCAAGAGTCACAGGGGACACTAAACTTGTCATTTAGTTTTCAACTCTCTGCGTTTTGAGGTAGATCCTGTTGGATTTATTCCTAACAAACATGAAGATCCAGCTTTTATGTCGACATCACCGCTTATTAATGGCGTCTCAGGCACTTCGGTAGAACTGGAAGGTTCATACAAGCAACTGATAAATAATCTGCATGATTGATGGATTCGTTCATAAACGTTACAACAAACTCTTGAGTTGCGAAAGTCCGATGATACACACAAGGAAGCCctaaaattattatttcatacaACACTGCAAGGAAGAGAGGCTAAAAATGGTCTGCAGTCGAGCTTGTTCACTGGATCAGAGGCCACTGTGGCTGGCTAGCCGTTAGCTCGCTAGCTACCCCTTCAAGTAGCCACTGCCTTCTGTGTTTTGAAATGGGCAAAACCAAAAAAGCTTTTGATATACGGATATTTGTCGTTTGAAAGAAATCGAAAACAAACACTGCTTTTTGGCCGCGGCCCGGGATGTTCTCGAGGTGCACGCAAAAGGTGCAGCTTAAGAGTTGTTGAGATGCTACTTCTTTTCAAAGCTAACGAGCTAATGTAACAACATTTACCAGTGGAGTTGCATTGAAAATGGAGAAATATTCGGGACTCTCGGTTCTAGTTTAGAGCCCTGGAACCTGACCCCAGAGCTGCAGGCCATGCGCCCTGTTTTGGCCGGGTGGTTGGTGGGACCGGCAGCTCGGGCCCGGTGAGGGTTTTACCATAAAAACCGGGACGGCCTTCGTGTTACCGTGTTTCTTTCACCTGGGGGCGATCTCCTGCATCATGGCCGGCAGGTGGATGGTGGGACACGAGTCTCTGTGTCTCAGTTTGAACATCAGCTGCTCTTTTTCCTGAGAAAGCTTCTGGTTGACCAACGCCTGCCTCTCCAGCGCCACCTTCATCTCCTGCTGCTCTTTCGATAGCTGCCTGGGAAACAGGAggtataaataaatgcatttaaagttACAAATACAGTATCATCTGCTAATAAGCTAAACAGAATTGCAAAAACAGACTTCTTGGTGTTTTATACTAAATTAAAGAGCTAGCCAAAAATTAATATTACTAGATTGTTTGTAAATTGGGGTCCTATTCATTGGAACTTGACTTTGAGTGTTGAACTGCAAAGTTCCTTTTAGAACAAACtagtattattaatatatatatatatatatatatatatatatatatatataataatactaatatataatatatatatggttcaattaatcaaaaatacattaaaagaaaacaacattagTAATGAATTATTTCGATTGATGTTACTTCATTATGAtcttattataattattttatggACATTCTAATACAATCTCTGTTTAATTTGGCCATATGTGTCTTGATGTTGTTGCTTTAttctttaaacataaaaaatacatatttaaacagAATTAAATCATTCTTGCAGTGAGGGTGCAGGTGTTTTTTCCACTTTCTTTGCTACTAGAGGTTCAATGGGCTGAAAGTAATGCAGTCTCACTGGGATCTTTTGGtaatattgtaaaaatgttaGATATTACTCAATTTTGAATGCCCTCAAAGCTCTGAAACCGTTTTGATAAAACATTCCagtcattatattatattacttaTGGACCAGCAAGGTGAAGATAGAAGGTGTTGGAGCAGACACGAGTTGTCCTGCAGGGGGCGCCCTAGCGCAGCTCATCAAGCCACTGTCTGtttcagagaagaagagaggaaaccTACTGGATCAGAGTCTGGCCGTTGTCTATCCGGACCCTCAGATCCTCATTCTGCTGCAGGATGTGGATGATCTGAGCCTCCAAAGACAGATTATTCTCCGCCTGAgagtcaagaagaagaagaagaagaagaagaagaaggaagtggAAATGAACGATTGATGGAGAGCTGAACACGCAAGAGATTTATAGAAAGAACCATGTCAGCCGGTGTGTTTTCATACCAGAGCGTCCATCTGCTgcagcttcctcctctgctcctgcacacactcactcttcaTCTCGATCACAAACAGCAGTGACTCCTGCTCCgactcccagaatgcacctggGCTGCCATGAGCCTGCAGGCCACAGAGCACAAACAACATTTGTTCATGTTCTGGAAGTCGCGCATATCTGGAAAACTAAGCTGATGTTTGGCTGATTTTTCTTACAGCTGattaaaaccaaaaataaatgctAAGCTAAAGCTATGCTAACATCATAGcagctccacacacactcagagtgACTTAAGTTTTAACAGTGGAGAAGATCCTAAAACAGACTAAACAAGCTCTGCTTCTGGAGGTGCACAGCTGGACGCCTCTCGCCCTCACACACCTGGATGTTCCTCTGCAGGTCCTTCTTAAACGTAGAGCCTTCCACTCTCCTCTTCAGCTCCTTGTAAACCTGCAGCTCAGCGGTCAGCTGCTGCACTTCAtccttcaaattaaaaaatgcatAAAGTGTTTGATGCAGCATGTGAGGGAGAAGTGTTTAGGTTTGATGGTTTCCGACAGGTCTGTGGGAACTGCGGGGAATTTGTTTTACCTTGAGGACGTTCTCAGTCGCCCGGAACTTTTCTGTaacttcagttttttcttgttcgtatttcttttgcagctctgcacaaaataaaagctttttaatgtcCATAAAAACGTTGTAATTTATTCTACAGACTTTCTATAAACCTGCTAGAAACACAAGCAATGAAACGGGTGCAATGACAGAATGATCAAAACGAAGCGGAGCGGCTGGATTTCACCGCGTCTCATTACCCGGTCATGAACATTAAttgtagaaagatatttagaatgAGACACAGCTTATAGAGATTTGTGCATATGGCTGTAAAACATATTCTCGCATTGTGAATAAGGGTTTGAAATGAGTCTTTAGGGTGAATTTCCAGAGGAACATtaattccctctgctcacttttaagGCAAATTAGgctaaataatacattttatttatagtgCATTACATGGTAATCTACTCAAAGACACTCTAcggtaaaacaaacagcaataaAACCAACACATACAACAATCACATTAAAACAGTCAACAACTTTCCTGTAAgtagattttttaaatttaaagcgTGGTCTACTTAAGAAAGCCGTGAACCTGCACTGATCCCAGCTGTGCACACCTGGATTGACttagctcctccttctcatcccGGCTCGGCCAACGTGCAGCCGATTAAGATCACACCAAGTCATGCGGCGCCTTTTCAGATATCATGGATtcctttattctacttttgtgcaaCACCCCCCAGGTCATACGGAGCGTTTAGTAGTGATACTCCTCTTGCGTCTGGAGCCTCTTACCTTCCACGTTTCTCCGATGTTCTTCAGTAGAAGATTTACTTTTCTGTTCATGGAGGACGCTCAAATCGGCAGTCGTCTCCGTTTTCacctgaaaaatgaaaagaagaataGTGAAGAGACGAGTGTGAAAAGTTTTCATAGCGAGGAGGGAAACTATGAAGACACATGAATGACGGCTGTGGAAACATGTGGACTGTTAAGctaaaaaaacatctggaagaGGCAGATACACAAAGCAGGAATCAGTTTATCCAATATGTGCTTATAGTctatatattatagtatatatataacaacacacttcattaaaaaaattaattagaTAAGTTAGAATAACAATGCTTCTATTCCCCAAATTGATAAGAGCAGAGAAAAGATCGTCGTTGTCACAGTTGAAACATCTGCAGAGACACAAGTGGACTTCAAGTCCCCGTCGGTCAGAATATTTGTTTCCGTTTCACGGTTTACACAACATGACGATCAATAACGTATTGATAGAGGAGCTGCTCACCTTGTCGAGGAGGCTCAGCACGAGGGCGCACACCTCCTCGTCGCCGTGGTCCTTCAGAAGCTCCGCCCTCTCCGGGTTCCCATTGGCCGCTCTTAAGATTCTGAGCTGCCACTCATAGCGCTCCAGCTGCTTCTGCAGACAGAAGTCCGGCTCATCTGACGGATGTTTACCTGCAGAGGGCGACCCTGTGACACGAAGAGGGACAGGTGAGCTCACCTGTGGAACACGCTTACACGTTATCGCCGGCTTTTCAGTAAAGCAAGTACAAAAACACGCAAATACTGCTTCAATGAACTCTATTAAGTAATTGGACTAGTAGAAGTACTAATACCGTAGTGTAAAACTTCTGAAATCACACAGCACAGCTTTCATGACCAGAGTCATGTGACCAGAGTCATGTGACCAGAGTCATATTCCAGAGAACATTCCGTTTGTAAGCGCAGATCAAATGGATATTTGTACATTTCCTCTGATGCATTAAAACCCCTTTTAGatgaacatattttttaatatgtCTAATCAACGGATCTCAAGTTCACAACTAGATAAACATTGAGAAGGAcgaggagaaaaagaagggagagagagaagaaaggtgaATCCACATTATTTGTTGTCCATAACCTTCAGTGGGGGGACGATACTGAAGAAACGTTTAAAAATCAGACCGTGATACACGCGGTTTAGTCCACGTTCCCCAATTCTaacatttctgctgcttttgtttcacgAATCATGATTCCTTCTTTGTCAAACATCCGGACTAAACATCACCGGCAACATCATGATTTTATAACCGCTTATTTTCCACAGCGGTTTCCTGTAACATCTGTATGATGACATCACGGATGATGACGTAATGTTAGAACGGCAGAACTTTACAAGCTGCTTgtgaaaggaaaggagaagagTCACCGCCTCACAGCAGATGACCTTAAAACAACGGGCCTGTGATCGCGCTTCAAAGTTACTTTTATTGAGCGCTGATCCTGTGGACACGTACCAAGCTGTCCCGCAGAGGACCAGGACCAACATGAGAATAGAGGTCCAGCAGGAACAACAGCAGGAGCCTCTATCCGACTCCGCTAAATGGAATGCAGCCGGTGTAAACTTTATCAGTCCAGCCTGTTGTGACAAGCCCACGAGGTCTGAACGGTGTTGCTGCACAGCTCTGAGATCAGCGGCTAACCCCTCTCTTATTATGtgctgatgacatcatcgcACGAGTTCTCTGGGTGGAGGTTCACATGTTTTAATACAACAAATGTCAGGTTCTTATTAATTAGAAGAATGAAGTActaatcaatcaataaataataagtaCTACATTGTTACTTATTAACAGGAATATCATTATTCTAAATCAGCTGGTTTAGAGGtcactttttttaatgtaactaaaatacattttagaaatgttcaTCTCAATGTTTAATGTCAGATTGATTCTCATGAAGCAGGAAGTGAGAAAGAAGCAGATATCAGTCAGAGgaaacaggaacacacacacacacacacacacacacacacacacacacacacacacacacacacacacacacacacacacacacagttcattaACACACTCACCTCCTTCATCTCGGCCTCTCTTGTCCTTCTGGCTCTTCTCTCCCTTCTTGCTTTTCCTCTGATGACGACAAAAGGAAGAACATTTTACCGACACAATCGGAAAAAACTGAGCGGCTACGTCAACAATCTGATTTTACCTCCGCGTTGAAATTAAAGTGTAAAAGGGTCTAAAGGAGCAGGAGCGCATGACTCAGTGGACGGGGGGAGCCTCATTTTCACCaagcagagcctgaacgcatcctAACATAAATTAAGTGAACCACCGTTAGCTGCTAAGGTTACCAGCTCCTCCTTGTACTGTAGATGTAAATttagcctgttagcttagcataaagacagctAGCACAAGACTAACTTTCTTTCGTGACGCCTTTGATGGAGATGGTTATGTCCTTTATTGTCTTTCTAGGCTGGTCTCTCTTTGTTAATCCGATTACCAGATTAGATGGAAAGGATTAATCAGTTGAGGCCGTGATGAATAACCGACACGTTCACATCGAACAGGAAGTTAAATGTCTCTGAGGAGGAACACCAGGTCCCTGGGACAGTATTAGAGTACGACCTGCTTTCATCAATGCCCTAATACAATACTGCCATAATCAAACCTGGctcctacattacccacaatgcaactggaCCCCTTAACAAGCCAAACCCCAGCCTCCTCGTCGTTATGGGAGGAGCCAAAGCTCCTGCAGTGTGAACAAGGACTTTGTTAATGATCAAGAAAACCGCTGAATAACAATCAATACGACGACAGGTTCCATCAGGTGATCGTCTGGTCTCCTGGTGCAACTTATCAATAATCCTATTGATGATTCAAGAGGCCTGATTGGGAGCTCCTGGACTACACCGACCGCCCACGTGGTAGTTAAAGAATCCTCGCTGTCCTGCGATCCCAAACTGCTTTGCGACGGCGGAGTCGGAGCGATGCTGAAATGTTGGCTCTGGTCGCTGCGGCGACCGGCGACGACATCAGCTGCGTGATGAGTCACACGGAGCCGAGGCCGCCAAAACAGAAGGTCACACGGGGTCGTTTTCAAGAGGGAAAAAGATCCCTTTCTTTTAGCCTCTCCAGCCCCGTTCACATGATTCAGTGAATTACATTTTCTATCATGACCAAGGCGAAAGTTACATATTCATAAAGTCCTCTTTCTGAGTTGTTTGGGCCCTTAATCAATATTGCAAAGGTTTGAGAGAATAGAAGTTTCTAGAACTGCTAAATGAGAAAAGGGGTTCAGAGATGGCGACTGTGCTGCGTATACAGGAGAGAAGTATATGTAGGTAGAAAGCACGTAGGAGTCTGTCATTTGCATCATAGCTACTCTTCAACTGGAATTTAGACGGAATCTAAaagaaatccagaaaatcacatgatatatatatttaaaaatatatgtcagtagcagtttattgcatgagaCGAGTATTTGATACACCAGAAAAGCCGACcttaatatttggtacagaaacctttgtttgcattaCAGACATCATGCGTTTCCTGTAGTTCGTGACCAGgtttgcacacactgcag
This window contains:
- the ccdc69 gene encoding coiled-coil domain-containing protein 69 isoform X1, with the translated sequence MGCSHSKRKSKKGEKSQKDKRGRDEGDVTGNRCGKHPSDEPDFCLQKQLERYEWQLRILRAANGNPERAELLKDHGDEEVCALVLSLLDKVKTETTADLSVLHEQKSKSSTEEHRRNVEELQKKYEQEKTEVTEKFRATENVLKDEVQQLTAELQVYKELKRRVEGSTFKKDLQRNIQAHGSPGAFWESEQESLLFVIEMKSECVQEQRRKLQQMDALAENNLSLEAQIIHILQQNEDLRVRIDNGQTLIQQLSKEQQEMKVALERQALVNQKLSQEKEQLMFKLRHRDSCPTIHLPAMMQEIAPR
- the ccdc69 gene encoding coiled-coil domain-containing protein 69 isoform X2, translating into MGCSHSKRKSKKGEKSQKDKRGRDEGGSPSAGKHPSDEPDFCLQKQLERYEWQLRILRAANGNPERAELLKDHGDEEVCALVLSLLDKVKTETTADLSVLHEQKSKSSTEEHRRNVEELQKKYEQEKTEVTEKFRATENVLKDEVQQLTAELQVYKELKRRVEGSTFKKDLQRNIQAHGSPGAFWESEQESLLFVIEMKSECVQEQRRKLQQMDALAENNLSLEAQIIHILQQNEDLRVRIDNGQTLIQQLSKEQQEMKVALERQALVNQKLSQEKEQLMFKLRHRDSCPTIHLPAMMQEIAPR